From the Trichocoleus sp. genome, one window contains:
- a CDS encoding N-acetylmannosamine-6-phosphate 2-epimerase: MTSTSFSAIQTLYKGLVVSCQAPANSPLHDPIVIAAIAEAAVNQGAVGVRIDTPAHVEAVRQQVSVPIIGLWKRQIPGYDVYITPQFEQARAIAAAGADIIAIDATLRDRPNHETVAHLIERIHQDLGKLVMADVDTLEAAIEAAAAGADLVGTTLYGYTAATHHLTPPGFDLLTQMVEKLGIPVICEGGIASPQMARQAIDRGAYAVVVGTAITGIDLLVQAYQQAIGEP; the protein is encoded by the coding sequence ATGACTTCAACTTCTTTTTCTGCAATTCAGACACTCTACAAGGGTTTAGTCGTTTCCTGTCAAGCGCCAGCCAATTCACCACTCCACGACCCGATCGTTATTGCAGCAATTGCGGAGGCAGCCGTAAACCAGGGTGCAGTTGGCGTTCGGATTGACACCCCAGCTCATGTAGAAGCAGTGCGACAGCAAGTCTCTGTGCCCATTATTGGACTCTGGAAGCGGCAGATCCCCGGCTATGACGTTTACATTACGCCTCAATTTGAACAAGCACGAGCCATTGCAGCCGCTGGAGCCGATATCATTGCAATCGATGCCACATTGCGCGATCGTCCTAACCATGAAACGGTTGCCCATCTAATTGAGCGCATTCATCAAGACCTGGGCAAACTCGTCATGGCAGATGTGGATACGTTGGAAGCTGCGATCGAAGCTGCTGCTGCCGGAGCCGATTTAGTGGGGACGACGCTCTACGGCTATACTGCTGCCACCCATCACCTTACGCCTCCAGGGTTTGATCTCCTGACACAGATGGTTGAGAAACTCGGCATTCCGGTGATCTGTGAGGGAGGGATTGCTTCCCCCCAAATGGCGCGTCAAGCGATCGATCGAGGGGCTTATGCCGTTGTTGTAGGAACAGCAATTACCGGAATCGACCTTTTGGTGCAAGCCTATCAGCAGGCGATCGGAGAACCGTAA